The DNA sequence AGAAAATTTGGAACTAGGAGCCTTTAAGGAAGAAAGCAAAGAAGTTGTGGAGCAGCGTTTGGAATGGGTTTATTCGCTGTTTCCCATACTCAAGGAAAGGCTTACTCAGAAGGCCGAAACAATGAGTGGCGGCGAACAGCAGATGCTTGCCATTGCAAGGGGACTCATGAGCGCGCCCAAAGTGATACTCTTGGATGAGTTGAGTTTAGGTCTGCAGCCCAGCTTGGTAGAAAAGGTATTACAAACCGTTGTCGAAATAAGGCGACACGGAGTCACAGTGCTGATGGTGGAGCAGCGCGTTTTAGAAGCTTTAGAGATTGCGGATAGAGGCTATGTGATCCAGTCCGGCAAGGTTGTATTATCTGGCATGTCTAAGGATTTGCTTGACAGCGATGAGATAAAGCGGGCATATCTTGGGATGTAAAATCACAACATGGGGCCGCTCTTATACGATGATCCCATGTTTGCCTGTTGTTATTTAGTTGTGAGTAGGACCTTCTATAACATGAGGTCGATATTGTCAATGAGCCTGGTTTTCCCGACATATACCGCGGCAGCAAGAAGCACTTTACCCTTTATCACGGAAAGATCGGACAAATCATCCCCATCTATAACCTCTACGTAGTCCACGCGAATGCCTGGCGATGACTCCAGTATTTGTTTAATATGCAGTCTCACTTTTTGCGGATCGGTCTCGCCTTTCATGATCATATCTCTGCCTGCTGATAAAGCCCTAGGGAGGGCAAGGGCCTGGAGTCTTTCTTCCGAAGACAGATAGGTGTTGCGAGAGCTAAGTGCCAAACCGTCCTCCTCTCGGATGATGGGGCAGGTTATGATCTTTACGGGCACATTTAGATCGGTGACCATTTTTCTAATAACAATGGCCTGTTGGGCGTCCTTTTGGCCAAAGTAAGCACGGTCAGGTTGGGTAATGAGAAAGAGCTTTAATACGACGGTGGTTACACCCTTAAAATGCCCTGGTCGAGATTTTCCGCACATCTTTTCAGTAATAGGGCCTTTGACTTCAACGTAGGTGTCATAGCCTTGTGGGTACATTTCCTCAGTTGTGGGAGCAAAAACATAATCCACGCCAGCTGATTCCGCTAATTTGTTATCACGGTCTAAATCGCGCGGATAGGTGGCAAAGTCCTCTTTGGGACCGAACTGGAGAGGGTTTACGAAGTTGCTCATTATTACGATATCGTTTTCTCTCCTGGCCTTTTTGATAAGACTTAAATGTCCATCGTGAAGATATCCCATAGTTGGTACCAGTCCGATAATTCTTCCTTCCCGCTTAAGGCGAAGGGATATTTCTTGCATCTCAGCTGTACTTTTTATGACTTCCATGGAATGAAATCACTCCCTTCAACTATTTTATAACTTTATTATACTAATTTAACATCAAAAGTGCATTATATTTGGATGCTTTGGAATTATCCCTGAAGATAGTTTTTGTATTATAGCTCGTGTATGTAGTAAAGACAACGAAAATGACAATGGATTGTGTACGAAAGGAATCAGACATGTAATGGGATGGCATTGCTCTAATTTCATGATACACTTAAATTCGCGTGCCAGAAAATTGTAAAGATATATTTGATGGTAGTTAAAAGGAGGAATATGGATGGATGCTATAACGGCTTTATTGATTATCGCCGTGGTATATGCTATTGGCGATTTCGTTTCTCAAAAGACTAAGGCAATTTTTTCCATGTTATTCGTTTCCGGAATCATATTCATGGTAGTCTTTTGGTTTGGAGTTCCCA is a window from the Acetomicrobium flavidum genome containing:
- the panC gene encoding pantoate--beta-alanine ligase — translated: MEVIKSTAEMQEISLRLKREGRIIGLVPTMGYLHDGHLSLIKKARRENDIVIMSNFVNPLQFGPKEDFATYPRDLDRDNKLAESAGVDYVFAPTTEEMYPQGYDTYVEVKGPITEKMCGKSRPGHFKGVTTVVLKLFLITQPDRAYFGQKDAQQAIVIRKMVTDLNVPVKIITCPIIREEDGLALSSRNTYLSSEERLQALALPRALSAGRDMIMKGETDPQKVRLHIKQILESSPGIRVDYVEVIDGDDLSDLSVIKGKVLLAAAVYVGKTRLIDNIDLML
- a CDS encoding ABC transporter ATP-binding protein; the protein is MMADFALEVKNLCAGYEGVPVLHGISFEVKEGEIVAIVGANGAGKTTTLRTIAGLLRPTDGFVKFYGEDVTGLPAHIMVRKGLTYVPEGRRVFGKLSVKENLELGAFKEESKEVVEQRLEWVYSLFPILKERLTQKAETMSGGEQQMLAIARGLMSAPKVILLDELSLGLQPSLVEKVLQTVVEIRRHGVTVLMVEQRVLEALEIADRGYVIQSGKVVLSGMSKDLLDSDEIKRAYLGM